The proteins below come from a single Nocardiopsis gilva YIM 90087 genomic window:
- a CDS encoding ABC transporter permease → MSTLNDPPHAGAPEPPGPARTRSRAATWLRTARDYAGAVPFFAFVAVFLLWPTGIVVSGALTGADGTFSLENVAAVTGSVHLAAFGRSVWLSLITALIGAIAGALLSWAISSGAGSAGAESRLRRVVTAFSGVLAQFGGVMLAFAFLATVGLQGWLTLILRDVLGLDLFAAGNWLYDMPGLVLVYCYFQIPLMTIVFLPALDGLRKQWREANESLGGSAWHYWRYVAGPILAPAFAGSFLLLFANAFSSFATAAALVSQGGPIVTLQIRNALTSEVILGQADIGYALAFGMVVVVAVVMSLYALLQRRTARWLR, encoded by the coding sequence TTGAGTACCCTCAACGACCCTCCGCACGCGGGGGCACCGGAACCACCCGGCCCCGCGCGCACCCGCAGCCGGGCCGCGACCTGGCTGCGCACCGCACGCGACTACGCCGGAGCGGTGCCCTTCTTCGCCTTCGTCGCGGTCTTCCTGCTGTGGCCCACCGGGATCGTCGTCTCCGGCGCCCTCACCGGCGCTGACGGCACGTTCTCGCTGGAGAACGTCGCGGCGGTCACCGGATCGGTGCACCTGGCGGCCTTCGGCCGCTCGGTCTGGCTGTCCCTGATTACCGCCCTGATCGGCGCGATCGCCGGCGCCCTGCTCAGCTGGGCCATCTCCTCCGGGGCCGGAAGCGCCGGAGCCGAGAGTCGGCTGCGCCGCGTCGTGACCGCCTTCTCCGGCGTCCTCGCCCAGTTCGGCGGCGTCATGTTGGCCTTCGCGTTCCTGGCCACCGTCGGCCTGCAGGGGTGGCTCACCCTGATCCTGCGCGACGTCCTCGGCCTCGACCTGTTCGCCGCCGGCAACTGGCTCTATGACATGCCCGGACTCGTGCTGGTCTACTGCTACTTCCAGATCCCACTGATGACCATCGTCTTCCTCCCGGCCCTCGATGGCCTGCGCAAACAGTGGCGCGAGGCCAACGAGAGCCTCGGCGGCTCCGCCTGGCACTACTGGCGCTACGTCGCCGGCCCCATCCTCGCCCCCGCGTTCGCCGGATCGTTCCTGCTGCTCTTCGCCAACGCCTTCTCCTCCTTCGCCACGGCGGCGGCGCTGGTGTCCCAGGGCGGGCCGATCGTGACGCTGCAGATCCGCAACGCGCTGACCAGCGAGGTCATCCTCGGCCAGGCCGACATCGGCTACGCCCTGGCGTTCGGGATGGTCGTGGTCGTCGCCGTTGTCATGTCCCTGTACGCACTGCTGCAAAGGCGGACCGCACGATGGCTGCGCTGA
- a CDS encoding ABC transporter permease, translated as MAALTPTPAPAQPDGAAPARRRRGGTALLRWTILLVIGAYLLFPLLAMLEFSTRGPDGRTAEAWLAIGEDRQLLTAIATSLQLAALTVVGMLVLLLPTMVLVQLRLPRLHRLLEFVCLLPLTIPAIVIVVGLGPIYAWVGYLIGDTPLTLSFVYIVLVLPYAYRALDAGLRAFDLKTLAEAAQSLGASWWSVMLRVVVPNMRAAILSAALISVALVLGEFTIASLLNYPTLQVQVNNIGKRDAALSVAVSLAALMFGFLLLLALSFAGRRRKGGE; from the coding sequence ATGGCTGCGCTGACCCCGACCCCGGCTCCCGCACAGCCCGACGGGGCCGCCCCCGCCCGACGGCGCCGCGGCGGGACCGCCCTGCTGCGCTGGACCATCCTGCTGGTCATCGGCGCCTACCTGCTGTTTCCCCTGCTGGCCATGCTGGAGTTCTCGACGCGCGGTCCAGACGGGCGCACCGCCGAGGCGTGGCTGGCGATCGGCGAGGACCGCCAGCTGCTGACGGCCATCGCCACATCGCTGCAGCTGGCCGCCCTGACCGTGGTGGGAATGCTGGTGCTGCTGCTCCCCACCATGGTGCTGGTGCAACTGCGCCTGCCGCGGCTGCACCGCCTCCTGGAGTTCGTCTGCCTGCTGCCGCTGACCATCCCCGCGATCGTCATCGTCGTGGGCCTCGGCCCCATCTACGCCTGGGTCGGCTACCTCATCGGCGACACCCCGCTCACTCTGTCCTTTGTCTACATCGTCCTGGTGCTGCCCTACGCCTACCGGGCGCTGGACGCGGGGCTGCGCGCCTTCGACCTCAAGACACTGGCCGAGGCCGCCCAGAGCCTCGGGGCGTCGTGGTGGTCGGTGATGCTGCGCGTGGTGGTGCCCAACATGCGCGCCGCCATCCTGTCGGCCGCGCTGATCTCGGTGGCCCTGGTGCTCGGCGAGTTCACGATCGCCTCCCTGCTCAACTACCCGACGCTGCAGGTGCAGGTGAACAACATCGGCAAACGCGACGCCGCCCTGTCGGTGGCGGTCTCGCTGGCCGCTCTGATGTTCGGATTCCTCCTGCTGCTGGCGCTGTCGTTCGCCGGGCGCCGACGCAAGGGCGGCGAATGA